One Asterias rubens chromosome 1, eAstRub1.3, whole genome shotgun sequence genomic region harbors:
- the LOC117288420 gene encoding neuronal PAS domain-containing protein 3-like has translation MAACCPSLSWQAPSMECFMYPEPYASNLDATMIIALRKEKSRDAARSRRGKENYEYYELAKMLPLPAAITSQLDKASIIRLTMSYLKIRDFAMQGDPPWHTYLESHGVGRSIASVLQGRYSHQHSGVSAIAQEVYEHNLGGHILQALDGFLFGLSNDGRFLYISETVSIYLGLSQVELTGSSFFDYVHAGDHAEVAEQLGMKLPPSRTISQTSVGTGSSDGCQSSPVSSPTSPTHSDSALSLNMSSPDSNYHRSFVIRMKSTLTKRGVHIKSSGYKVIHITGALRPRIVLTQYSRHSPVIMGFTAVAQSLPPPTINEIHLEPTMFVCKLDLDFTIVFCEAKIQEFIDLSAEDVTDRNFYSFLHAQDIANMRVCHNDLLNKGQMITRYYRWMCKSGGYIWIQSTATLAYARTSNDRSFMFINQVISHAEAMDTVMDISQMNSLPPDPIKSEASEGSGHESDTENTSTDDSKGKTSKMEKTPKYPKKTGHQEITASRGKSLSRFRKRKAHGDQRDSKKHKQSSQDITDKPSIVAADPSELKSVIVEGSGLKRQEGNKCPPHSNARKPKKVMEDQHLRQSLEDNAVVSPVTVASSDAGCQGCETIESEPSPGYISPLDQSVNSNGRDSDSYSNGSQGTGSRANEGWDNPPNREVPREPEVSRSYTEVGVSSRQVGTEDRIVIPKGSYCKGGSGCSPKPPDSLLTPPLSDTCQSQFVLPPVSSLSDTKPKHYTTDSIPTMLTSNNNNPLPVNKGFHQPAVSPEVELVSHHPGPTILSKSHPANNTEIDCPASTKTEHLYNTHPRVITAVSTAYAGMPYANYGQYSNFQQYANPVNLAAHGYQSSPYSDPYKNFRSAHDMPMDLSYNNMGSYANMSLLHTNVTSGGAPHPYYHAAKMGYPTAPDSGLQVIHDRGCLDDATKGTNTKV, from the exons GATCATCGCGCTTCGCAAGGAGAAATCTCGAGATGCAGCCCGTTCCCGGCGAGGCAAGGAAAACTATGAGTATTATGAGTTGGCCAAGATGTTGCCGTTACCAGCGGCCATCACCAGCCAGCTTGACAAGGCTTCCATCATTCGGCTGACCATGAGCTATCTTAAGATAAGAGACTTTGCCATGCAAGGAGATCCACCATGGCATACCTACCTGGAGAGTCACGGTGTCGGAAGAAGTATCGCCTCCGTCTTACAAG GTCGATATTCTCACCAACATTCCGGAGTATCTGCAATAGCTCAGGAGGTTTATGAGCACAATCTAGGTGGACATATTCTTCAG GCACTTGATGGTTTTCTCTTTGGGTTGAGCAATGACGGAAGATTCTTGTACATCTCGGAGACTGTCTCCATATACCTGGGTCTCTCACAG GTTGAGTTGACAGGGAGTAGTTTCTTTGACTATGTCCACGCTGGTGACCACGCCGAGGTGGCGGAACAACTGGGTATGAAGTTACCCCCATCCCGGACTATATCCCAGACATCGGTGGGTACCGGTAGCAGTGATGGTTGCCAGTCATCACCCGTGTCGTCGCCCACCTCTCCAACGCATAGTGATT CGGCCCTGTCACTGAACATGTCTTCACCCGACTCCAACTACCATCGAAGCTTCGTCATCAGAATGAAATCCACCCTGACCAAGAGAGGTGTTCACATTAAATCATCTGGCTATAAG GTGATCCACATTACCGGTGCATTACGTCCTCGTATAGTCTTGACTCAGTATTCCCGCCACTCCCCAGTCATCATGGGCTTCACTGCCGTGGCTCAGTCCTTACCACCTCCCACCATCAATGAGATCCACCTAGAGCCAACCATGTTTGTATGCAAGCTGGATCTAGACTTCACAATCGTCTTCTGTGAAGCTAA GATTCAAGAGTTCATTGACCTATCAGCTGAAGATGTAACTGACAGGAATTTCTACTCATTTCTTCATGCTCAGGACATCGCTAATATGAGAGTCTGTCACAATGATT TGCTAAACAAAGGTCAGATGATAACGAGATATTACCGCTGGATGTGCAAGTCCGGGGGCTACATCTGGATCCAGTCCACAGCCACCCTGGCGTATGCAAGGACCTCAAATGATCGATCCTTTATGTTTATCAACCAGGTCATCAG TCATGCTGAGGCTATGGACACCGTCATGGACATTAGTCAAATGAATTCCCTTCCTCCAGATCCCATCAAATCAGAGGCATCTGAAGGGTCAGGCCATGAGTCAGATACAGAAAACACTAGCACAG ATGACAGCAAGGGCAAAACATCCAAGATGGAGAAGACACCAAAGTATCCAAAGAAGACTGGCCATCAAGAAATCACAGCAAGTCGAGGCAAATCTCTGTCACGCTTCAGGAAACGGAAGGCCCACGGTGACCAGAGGGACTccaagaaacacaaacaaagcAGTCAAGACATTACGGACAAACCCTCTATCGTCGCTGCCGATCCCTCGGAACTGAAATCAGTCATTGTGGAGGGGTCAGGATTGAAACGTCAAGAGGGTAATAAATGTCCGCCCCACAGCAATGCTAGAAAACCAAAGAAGGTGATGGAAGATCAGCACCTGCGGCAGTCACTGGAGGACAATGCGGTTGTGAGCCCAGTGACTGTTGCCAGCAGTGATGCTGGCTGCCAAGGCTGTGAGACAATTGAGAGTGAGCCCTCGCCAGGCTACATTTCTCCACTTGATCAGTCTGTGAATAGCAATGGAAGAGACTCAGACTCGTACAGCAATGGGAGTCAAGGTACTGGGAGCCGGGCTAATGAAGGATGGGATAACCCACCCAACAGGGAGGTGCCCAGAGAACCTGAGGTGTCAAGGAGCTATACAGAAGTAGGAGTGAGTAGTAGGCAAGTAGGAACAGAGGACAGGATTGTTATCCCTAAAGGGTCATACTGTAAGGGGGGCTCCGGGTGTAGTCCCAAGCCCCCTGATTCCCTTCTGACCCCACCCCTATCAGATACTTGCCAGTCCCAATTTGTGCTTCCACCAGTCAGCTCGTTGAGCGACACCAAGCCCAAACACTACACTACGGATTCCATACCCACGATGCTGACTAGTAATAACAACAACCCGCTACCTGTCAACAAGGGCTTCCATCAACCAGCGGTCAGTCCCGAAGTGGAACTCGTCAGCCATCATCCTGGTCCGACAATCCTCAGCAAATCACACCCTGCCAATAACACTGAAATAGACTGCCCAGCCTCCACGAAGACTGAACACTTGTACAATACCCATCCCAGGGTTATAACAGCTGTGTCAACAGCATATGCAGGAATGCCTTACGCTAACTATGGGCAGTACTCTAACTTCCAACAATACGCAAACCCCGTGAATCTAGCAGCTCATGGATACCAAAGCAGTCCCTACAGCGACCCCTACAAGAACTTCCGCAGTGCCCATGACATGCCCATGGACCTCTCGTACAATAACATGGGAAGTTATGCCAACATGTCCCTGCTGCATACCAATGTGACATCGGGAGGAGCCCCACATCCATACTACCATGCTGCCAAGATGGGATACCCTACTGCCCCCGATTCGGGATTACAAGTTATCCATGATAGAGGATGCCTGGATGATGCAACTAAGGGTACCAACACAAAAGTTTGA